One window of the Chryseobacterium sp. CY350 genome contains the following:
- a CDS encoding DoxX family protein, whose product MFYKVQQSKLIQWIIIHIRYLIALAFVPSGFTKLIGERFTQLPKSEAVGQFFEVIYQSGMYYNFLGLAQIITAILLMTQRFALIGTLLFLAITTNIWMITISLHFKGTWIITSLMMFAGFILLYWDKNRIAELYSDNHLQKKKYAPAVSKLWINAGIIYIISLLILCYAGPKKDLISETIAIVVYFILVATLLYTNFAFWKNSSKVSSSHKLQ is encoded by the coding sequence ATGTTTTATAAAGTTCAACAATCTAAATTGATCCAGTGGATCATTATCCATATCAGATATCTTATTGCATTGGCATTTGTACCTTCTGGATTTACAAAATTAATTGGTGAAAGATTCACTCAGCTTCCAAAATCTGAAGCGGTAGGTCAGTTTTTTGAAGTCATTTATCAATCAGGTATGTATTATAATTTTTTGGGGTTAGCCCAGATTATTACAGCAATACTTCTGATGACTCAGCGATTTGCATTAATAGGTACATTATTATTTCTAGCGATCACAACTAATATCTGGATGATCACCATTTCTCTTCACTTCAAAGGAACATGGATCATCACAAGCTTGATGATGTTCGCCGGTTTTATTTTACTTTATTGGGATAAGAACAGAATCGCTGAATTATATTCTGATAACCATTTACAAAAAAAGAAATACGCACCTGCAGTATCAAAACTCTGGATCAATGCCGGTATCATTTATATTATAAGTCTTCTCATTCTATGCTATGCAGGTCCGAAAAAAGATCTGATCTCAGAAACCATTGCTATAGTGGTATACTTCATTTTAGTAGCTACACTACTCTACACCAATTTTGCTTTCTGGAAAAATTCAAGCAAGGTAAGTTCATCACACAAGCTAC
- a CDS encoding GNAT family N-acetyltransferase: protein MQITKYRTAYRENCIQIFKTNLPNFFANEELQQFEQFLDQIDDHYYVVEISGGPVGCGGIFFNEMSDQAGLSWGMVDANYHGQGIGKLLTSFRLDILKRLYPDKIIKIETSQHTVAFYEKNGFKIVDVLADGFNEGLDRYTMKI, encoded by the coding sequence GTGCAAATCACAAAATATAGGACAGCTTACAGAGAAAACTGTATCCAAATCTTCAAAACAAATCTCCCTAATTTTTTTGCAAATGAGGAATTACAACAATTTGAACAGTTTTTGGATCAAATTGACGATCATTATTACGTAGTTGAAATTAGCGGTGGTCCGGTGGGCTGTGGCGGAATTTTTTTCAACGAAATGAGTGATCAGGCAGGGTTATCTTGGGGTATGGTGGATGCCAATTACCACGGACAGGGAATAGGTAAGCTGCTCACAAGTTTTCGTCTAGATATTTTAAAAAGATTGTATCCCGATAAAATTATCAAAATAGAGACCTCACAACATACAGTGGCATTTTATGAAAAGAACGGTTTTAAGATTGTGGATGTTTTAGCGGATGGTTTTAATGAAGGACTAGATAGATACACTATGAAGATATAA
- a CDS encoding GNAT family N-acetyltransferase: MKIISVRQNPEYKDRAIKYFQESWSEISPVIYEDCISKSIDAPQSLPQWYLLENNENIIGCAGLITNDFISRMDLYPWICAIFIDEEHRGNGYGSLLIDKAKEDTRLHGFKYLNLCTDHIGYYEKYGFEYIGQGYHPWEEESRIYQIEV; encoded by the coding sequence ATGAAGATCATTTCAGTAAGACAGAATCCGGAATATAAAGATAGAGCAATAAAGTATTTTCAGGAAAGTTGGTCGGAGATTTCGCCGGTTATTTATGAAGATTGTATTTCTAAAAGTATAGATGCACCACAGTCCTTACCTCAGTGGTATCTATTGGAAAATAATGAAAATATAATCGGGTGTGCCGGACTGATAACCAATGATTTTATAAGTAGAATGGACCTCTATCCCTGGATCTGTGCAATTTTTATAGATGAAGAGCATAGAGGAAATGGCTACGGTTCCTTATTGATTGACAAAGCCAAAGAAGATACAAGATTACACGGATTTAAATATTTGAATTTATGTACAGATCATATAGGTTATTATGAGAAATACGGATTTGAATATATAGGCCAAGGGTATCATCCGTGGGAAGAAGAATCGAGAATTTATCAAATTGAAGTATAA
- a CDS encoding GNAT family N-acetyltransferase, with translation MKINKLDNPAWYSLNESHKDFVIDYNNMKFYDPDHCPFGGAVNDNETESGIAAYASLTDNFFVIGNRPDINDKVQIEGELVCNQMFLDQRIDIDIHENIIELHTDDQRNDLFKLVNLVQPGYFKNKTADLGSYYGIYKNDQLIAVTGERMKMHGYTEMNAIITHPEQTGKGYAKQLIVHASNRIFNESKIPYLHGADTNFNAIKLYEKLGFLIRKKISFWKLLTKKG, from the coding sequence ATGAAAATAAATAAACTGGATAATCCGGCGTGGTATTCCTTAAATGAAAGCCATAAAGATTTCGTGATCGATTATAATAATATGAAATTTTATGATCCTGATCATTGTCCTTTCGGTGGTGCAGTGAATGATAATGAGACAGAATCAGGAATTGCAGCATATGCTTCTCTTACAGACAATTTTTTTGTAATAGGAAATAGACCTGATATCAATGACAAAGTTCAGATAGAAGGTGAATTGGTCTGCAATCAAATGTTTCTTGATCAACGCATTGACATTGACATTCACGAAAATATTATTGAACTTCATACAGATGATCAAAGAAATGATTTATTTAAGCTTGTTAATTTGGTTCAACCTGGCTATTTCAAAAACAAGACAGCTGATCTGGGAAGTTATTACGGTATCTATAAGAATGATCAACTAATTGCAGTTACGGGAGAGAGAATGAAAATGCATGGCTACACTGAAATGAATGCAATCATTACCCACCCTGAACAAACAGGAAAAGGTTACGCAAAACAGCTGATTGTCCACGCTAGCAATAGGATATTCAACGAATCTAAAATTCCTTATCTGCACGGCGCCGATACCAATTTTAATGCTATTAAACTGTATGAGAAATTAGGGTTTTTAATAAGAAAGAAAATTAGTTTCTGGAAATTACTTACTAAAAAGGGTTAG
- a CDS encoding cysteine hydrolase family protein, with protein sequence MKGQCTIGACKNAGKILEHFRNKNLPLVHVQHLSSVGSEGVKIHDTVKSLESEKIGSKILPEQFQRNRSFTILK encoded by the coding sequence ATGAAAGGTCAATGCACGATTGGAGCATGTAAAAACGCGGGTAAAATACTTGAACATTTCAGAAATAAAAATTTACCATTGGTACACGTTCAGCATTTATCGTCCGTAGGATCGGAAGGCGTAAAAATTCATGATACCGTAAAATCTTTGGAAAGTGAAAAAATTGGTTCAAAAATACTACCCGAACAGTTTCAGAGAAACAGATCTTTTACAATATTAAAGTAG
- a CDS encoding DUF4365 domain-containing protein has protein sequence MAKRTRNHILEDKSRQALSSILPEKWVIRDKDKDYGIDCEVEIFNDDGDSTGLVFWVQLKATENSNSYHVKNLHFTLEKIIQFQSYQIPVMIIRYSMKEDLLYYNWANDLTSQIRNEEKIKVKFSEEKTLNSLSYDIIVEYLSRFSNIKRGIFSFPISTYIKKNLVDSSLVSSSTVQFFKGIIQKNNNYFKLVRNEVDSNLQIIVGNDKTYLSLSDSQFSSVGYDINSLNDKGLEYFTNILLSCYCILLYNSGKSEYAEKIFFENSLIEILQNNHEFLINFLPHLLLSDKSEEVLDQLDFMFDLEKDNSIQNTSLAILALAKHQNPLRQDLFEKFLQKQLKYSKAKNYKLGIAITNYNLAGFHKNIGKTKLSLAYYLEARKFNKEYLKQGYYYFEIAGLLFELKKFNFAARFYEKAIELKTEYRLSKALLADSYIHQGQYEKGIKLLDEFLTEEFDKNDVQKDEWYLKFFCFNSLLLNNYPKYQNREPDKACKELQTKNIDGSLDFDLLYSEAWVENGIRANKIQNMLETFISYIMAALLHKEDPMLWVFATVAGLLEEGEAYLNVYHVIRLAYQYHNENYIDLLFEYLSAKLPNAIDSIMNFVELYIKDIPKGDFSLRFFEDDKNYFLLN, from the coding sequence ATGGCCAAAAGAACTAGAAATCATATCTTAGAAGATAAATCAAGACAAGCATTATCAAGTATTTTACCTGAAAAATGGGTAATCAGGGATAAGGACAAAGACTATGGAATTGATTGTGAAGTAGAAATTTTTAATGACGATGGAGATTCCACTGGATTAGTATTTTGGGTGCAACTAAAGGCAACTGAAAATTCAAATAGTTATCATGTCAAAAATCTTCATTTTACTCTAGAGAAAATTATACAGTTTCAAAGTTATCAAATACCTGTTATGATAATAAGATATTCTATGAAAGAAGATTTATTATACTATAATTGGGCTAACGATTTAACCTCACAAATAAGAAATGAAGAAAAAATAAAAGTTAAATTTTCAGAAGAAAAAACTTTAAATTCACTTAGTTATGATATAATTGTCGAATATCTGTCAAGATTTAGTAATATAAAACGAGGAATTTTCAGTTTTCCTATTTCGACTTACATAAAAAAAAATTTAGTTGATTCAAGTCTTGTTTCCAGTTCCACAGTTCAGTTTTTTAAAGGAATAATTCAGAAAAACAATAATTATTTTAAATTAGTTAGGAACGAAGTTGATTCGAATCTCCAAATTATAGTTGGTAATGACAAAACATATTTATCATTATCAGACAGTCAATTTTCTTCAGTTGGTTACGACATAAATAGCTTAAATGACAAAGGTTTAGAATACTTTACAAATATTTTATTGTCTTGTTATTGCATATTACTTTATAATTCGGGTAAATCTGAATATGCTGAAAAAATTTTCTTTGAAAATTCGTTAATAGAAATTCTCCAGAATAATCACGAATTTTTAATTAATTTTTTACCACACCTTCTTTTGTCAGATAAATCCGAAGAAGTTCTAGATCAATTAGATTTTATGTTTGATTTAGAAAAAGACAATTCCATTCAAAATACTTCGTTAGCAATATTGGCGCTTGCAAAGCATCAAAATCCCTTAAGGCAAGATCTTTTTGAGAAATTTTTGCAGAAACAGCTTAAATATTCCAAAGCAAAAAACTACAAATTAGGAATAGCAATAACGAATTACAATTTAGCTGGTTTTCATAAAAATATTGGCAAGACAAAATTATCGCTTGCATATTATCTTGAAGCAAGAAAGTTTAATAAAGAGTATTTAAAGCAAGGCTATTATTATTTTGAAATAGCAGGGTTATTATTTGAATTAAAGAAATTTAATTTTGCAGCAAGATTTTATGAAAAGGCAATCGAATTGAAAACAGAATATAGATTATCAAAAGCCCTTCTGGCTGACTCTTATATACATCAAGGGCAATACGAAAAAGGAATTAAATTATTAGATGAATTTTTAACTGAAGAATTTGATAAAAATGATGTACAAAAAGATGAATGGTACTTAAAGTTTTTTTGCTTTAATTCTTTACTCCTTAATAACTATCCGAAATATCAGAATAGAGAACCAGATAAAGCATGTAAAGAATTGCAGACTAAAAACATTGATGGCTCTCTTGACTTCGATTTATTATATTCTGAGGCTTGGGTGGAAAATGGAATTAGAGCTAATAAAATCCAAAATATGCTGGAAACATTTATTTCATACATTATGGCTGCTCTTCTACATAAAGAAGATCCTATGTTATGGGTTTTCGCAACTGTAGCAGGCCTTTTAGAGGAAGGAGAAGCATATTTAAATGTATATCATGTTATAAGATTAGCTTATCAATATCACAATGAAAATTATATTGATCTACTGTTTGAATATTTAAGTGCGAAATTACCTAACGCAATTGACTCGATAATGAACTTTGTAGAATTATATATAAAAGATATACCTAAAGGAGATTTTTCACTACGTTTTTTTGAAGATGACAAAAATTATTTTCTATTAAATTGA
- a CDS encoding putative phage abortive infection protein — translation MKTKNIIIFFIAAVVGILGALFLYYEGPEYVQSRYFYEGDRGGAIGDAFGGTAGPVIAWFASILTFLAFYIQYDANKDQRDQFDKQANDIVIERFENRFFELVRLHRENVNEQNIQNKIFGRKAFTTYYFELRYIYFVLESMHDKFPTDTRLNKEQLTNLAYLIFFYGIGHASDSVFSHILPQINSQQFFKNTIEKLEKEKKMYSDFLREKARYESEKKVKNTRLKDLEIVHNGKKAVFILLYEPFTGHGTKIGHYYRHLFQTVKYVDSQKHDVFQHENNEIKYSYVKILRAQLSNFEQVILYYNSICILGNSWISDGYIEKYHLLTNLPLSFADFGIQPDKKFEAEMKADSTFFDWEILKGSFH, via the coding sequence TTGAAAACAAAAAATATAATTATTTTTTTTATTGCTGCGGTTGTAGGGATTCTTGGTGCATTATTCCTATACTACGAAGGACCTGAGTATGTGCAGTCAAGATATTTCTACGAAGGAGACAGAGGAGGTGCAATCGGCGATGCCTTTGGAGGAACTGCAGGTCCAGTAATAGCTTGGTTTGCTTCTATTCTAACGTTCTTAGCATTCTATATTCAGTACGATGCTAACAAAGATCAAAGAGATCAATTTGACAAGCAGGCAAATGATATCGTCATAGAAAGGTTTGAAAATAGGTTTTTTGAACTTGTAAGATTACACAGGGAAAATGTAAACGAACAAAACATTCAAAATAAAATCTTTGGTCGTAAGGCATTTACCACATATTATTTTGAGCTAAGGTATATTTACTTCGTTTTAGAATCTATGCACGACAAATTTCCTACGGATACAAGATTAAATAAAGAACAGTTAACAAATTTGGCTTATTTAATTTTCTTTTATGGGATTGGTCATGCTAGTGACAGTGTATTTTCGCACATCTTACCCCAAATAAATTCTCAGCAATTTTTTAAGAACACAATTGAAAAGCTGGAAAAAGAAAAAAAAATGTATTCAGATTTCCTTAGAGAAAAAGCTAGATATGAATCTGAAAAAAAAGTGAAAAATACCAGATTAAAAGATTTGGAAATAGTTCATAATGGCAAAAAAGCAGTTTTTATTCTTCTCTACGAACCATTCACCGGGCACGGGACAAAAATTGGTCACTACTACAGACATTTGTTTCAAACTGTTAAATATGTTGATTCCCAAAAACACGATGTTTTCCAACATGAGAATAATGAAATTAAATATTCTTATGTGAAAATATTACGAGCACAATTGTCAAACTTTGAACAAGTTATATTGTACTACAATTCAATATGTATTCTAGGTAATTCTTGGATTTCAGATGGGTACATTGAAAAATATCACTTATTGACCAATTTACCACTTTCATTTGCAGACTTTGGAATACAACCTGATAAAAAGTTCGAAGCAGAAATGAAAGCTGATTCTACTTTCTTCGACTGGGAAATACTTAAAGGCTCTTTTCATTAA
- a CDS encoding UvrD-helicase domain-containing protein, which produces MDMPVTTITSESIINTEEHFRIFAGPGAGKTHWLVNHMRHLLQNSNRLGVTKKIACITYTNVAVETIAKRLQFGADRIEVSTIHSFLYNNVVKPFIGNIAEQFGFNTIKMDGHEEHRASRKKITQWLDENDSSSRLRNPYTLNQLKTLPHYMPGIANWLSTIDYKLDGDEILISVDNSKAFYTMDNGERRNFGAATCLNILAPELLSYKKLFWAKGILHHEDVLFFAYNLLRQYPFIVEVLKTKYPYFFIDEFQDTTPIQAKILQMIAARGTITGIIGDEAQSIFSFQGADPAHFIDYQLQGLQDYKIIDNRRSTNEIIDILNHVRRDMNQRPFRNVVGERCTLLIGNHRVASEYAREICGENLTILSWDNLTARELGTQMTSDRPETNLIEELTNIDNSDRRNAIMSCVRAVEFAKEKRFKDAMKEIQFNYLHIGNKNDRKAMALQGLANLLSKYDQYKNLSFFEFYNHVRSDIRNNFPAATRGKAKDFYDRYTYQQIAVCLKVDDERSSCKTIHKSKGDEFDNVLVVMKTEAQFDFLINQSLRLEVHRLFYVALSRAKERLFISVPSLGAEKLKKIEHLFEISNL; this is translated from the coding sequence ATGGATATGCCAGTAACAACTATCACATCAGAAAGCATTATAAACACTGAAGAGCATTTTAGAATATTTGCGGGACCTGGTGCGGGCAAAACACACTGGCTCGTAAATCATATGAGACATCTGCTTCAAAACTCCAATAGATTAGGTGTAACAAAAAAAATTGCCTGTATCACTTATACCAATGTAGCTGTTGAGACGATAGCAAAAAGATTACAGTTCGGAGCGGATAGAATTGAAGTATCCACGATACATAGTTTTCTCTACAACAATGTAGTCAAACCGTTCATAGGTAACATTGCGGAACAATTTGGATTCAATACCATTAAAATGGATGGTCATGAAGAACATCGAGCTAGTCGCAAAAAAATTACACAGTGGCTGGACGAAAATGATAGTTCATCAAGACTAAGAAACCCATACACATTAAATCAATTAAAAACTTTACCACACTATATGCCAGGTATTGCAAACTGGCTATCAACAATAGACTATAAATTGGATGGTGATGAGATCTTAATATCTGTAGACAATAGCAAAGCATTCTATACTATGGATAACGGTGAAAGAAGGAATTTTGGAGCAGCAACTTGCCTGAATATACTGGCTCCAGAACTATTATCTTACAAAAAATTATTCTGGGCAAAAGGTATATTGCATCATGAAGATGTTCTCTTCTTTGCTTATAATTTACTTAGACAATATCCTTTCATTGTCGAGGTTCTTAAAACAAAATATCCCTACTTCTTTATTGATGAATTTCAAGACACCACCCCTATTCAAGCGAAAATACTACAGATGATTGCTGCAAGGGGTACGATTACAGGAATTATCGGTGATGAGGCACAATCAATATTCAGCTTTCAAGGAGCAGATCCCGCTCATTTCATAGATTATCAACTGCAGGGATTGCAAGATTATAAAATTATTGACAATCGAAGGAGTACAAATGAAATCATCGATATTCTTAATCATGTTAGAAGAGACATGAATCAGCGGCCTTTTAGAAATGTAGTCGGCGAGCGATGTACACTTTTAATTGGAAATCACAGAGTTGCTAGTGAATATGCTAGAGAGATTTGTGGTGAAAATCTCACAATATTATCATGGGATAATCTTACAGCTCGGGAACTTGGGACTCAGATGACATCAGACAGACCTGAAACGAACTTAATTGAAGAGTTAACAAACATAGATAATTCTGATAGACGTAATGCCATCATGTCTTGTGTAAGAGCAGTAGAATTTGCAAAAGAAAAAAGGTTTAAGGATGCAATGAAGGAGATCCAGTTCAACTACCTCCATATTGGGAATAAAAATGACCGTAAAGCTATGGCTCTTCAGGGACTTGCCAATCTTTTGTCAAAATATGATCAGTATAAAAATCTGTCTTTTTTTGAATTCTACAATCATGTCCGTTCGGATATCAGGAATAATTTTCCTGCTGCTACAAGAGGTAAAGCAAAAGATTTCTACGACCGCTACACTTATCAGCAGATAGCTGTATGCCTTAAAGTAGATGATGAGAGGTCATCTTGCAAAACTATTCATAAGTCCAAAGGTGATGAATTCGACAATGTTTTAGTTGTGATGAAAACTGAGGCGCAATTTGATTTTTTAATAAATCAGAGTTTACGCTTGGAAGTTCACAGATTATTCTATGTGGCATTAAGTCGTGCGAAGGAAAGATTATTTATTTCCGTACCATCCTTAGGTGCTGAAAAACTCAAAAAGATAGAGCATCTATTTGAAATTAGTAATTTGTAA
- a CDS encoding ATP-dependent nuclease, with amino-acid sequence MYISKISIEGFRNFPRNEILFNDGINVIIGHNNSGKTSLIKAISLVINGESSRRLELDDFSKNTSLENLKRLPPSITISLTFTKSNDEPANSEDLVTVSNWLTILDVDYEARLTYKFFLPIDKHEQYLSSLEECDTRDKAWNVIKQDYLRFYTYKIYGGDPTLLQTADSDSLRKFDFQFLNAIRDVERDMFTGKNTMLKDVLDFFLDYDIKSADEAIKPEATKLTEIKAAKQVFSEQARALITQLQNRMLAGKDQILNYARQTGATFNNATPDFDGGISEVELFSALKLIIGYAGLDIKIPATHNGLGYNNLIYMSLLLAKMQVNSDGKYLGSNAKVFPLLAIEEPEAHLHPSMQYKFLKFLKENRLERKVRQIFVTTHSTQITSAVSLDDIICLHNENNIITAGYPGKCFANDSAGQESKAYVQRFLDATRSDMLFAQKVIFVEGLAEQVLLPTLSKYIGVDIEDHHIAIVPVGGRYFDHFLRIFDSIQPFTIPKRIVCLKDKDPEKKIKVQGTFIKCYTFETGQNDTVYEYKNHIDDKLEKYQAHPNIRFFGQNHKNGKTFEFELMLSNLGNDILLTNSISNKEELSDLLNLNNAGRLKAELLDRIHDSPAARDFRISIESIDDPAWTEQELKNVIVAERYLSSVGKGANALELATLLEDNFVLPNIAANPEDQTKKDFNVPIYIQQAIQWICQ; translated from the coding sequence ATGTATATTTCAAAAATATCAATTGAGGGATTCAGGAATTTCCCTCGAAATGAGATCTTATTTAATGATGGTATCAATGTTATCATTGGCCATAACAATTCAGGAAAAACAAGCCTCATCAAAGCTATTAGCCTTGTCATAAATGGCGAAAGTTCAAGACGTCTTGAACTCGACGATTTTTCGAAAAATACGTCTTTAGAAAATCTTAAACGACTACCTCCTTCCATTACTATCTCACTAACCTTTACAAAAAGTAATGATGAACCTGCCAATAGTGAAGATCTTGTCACGGTATCAAATTGGTTAACAATTTTAGATGTTGATTATGAAGCAAGATTGACTTATAAATTTTTCCTACCCATTGATAAGCACGAACAATATTTGTCATCATTGGAAGAATGTGATACACGCGATAAAGCGTGGAATGTCATCAAACAGGATTATCTCAGATTTTACACGTATAAAATATACGGTGGTGACCCTACCCTTTTGCAGACAGCTGATTCAGATTCACTTCGAAAATTTGACTTTCAATTTTTAAATGCTATTAGAGATGTCGAAAGAGACATGTTTACAGGAAAAAATACGATGCTCAAAGACGTACTTGATTTCTTTTTGGATTATGATATAAAATCAGCTGATGAAGCTATAAAGCCTGAAGCAACAAAACTAACTGAAATCAAAGCGGCCAAACAGGTATTTTCAGAACAGGCAAGGGCATTGATCACACAATTACAGAATAGGATGCTGGCAGGAAAGGATCAAATTTTAAATTACGCGCGACAGACCGGTGCCACATTCAATAATGCTACACCTGACTTCGATGGAGGAATTTCAGAAGTAGAGCTGTTTTCTGCATTAAAACTCATTATTGGCTACGCAGGACTGGATATAAAGATTCCCGCTACTCACAATGGACTTGGCTACAATAATTTGATATATATGTCATTATTACTAGCCAAAATGCAGGTAAATTCTGATGGTAAGTATCTTGGAAGCAATGCGAAGGTTTTCCCGTTATTAGCCATCGAAGAACCCGAAGCACATCTACACCCTTCGATGCAGTATAAATTTTTAAAATTTCTGAAGGAAAACAGATTGGAACGGAAGGTAAGACAGATTTTCGTAACGACTCATTCCACACAGATAACATCTGCAGTATCACTTGATGATATAATATGCCTACATAATGAAAACAATATTATTACAGCTGGATATCCAGGAAAATGTTTTGCAAACGATTCTGCAGGTCAGGAATCGAAAGCCTACGTGCAACGTTTTTTAGATGCTACAAGGTCAGATATGTTATTTGCACAAAAAGTTATCTTTGTAGAAGGTTTGGCAGAACAGGTTCTTCTTCCAACACTTTCGAAATATATTGGCGTTGATATCGAAGATCACCACATCGCAATTGTTCCAGTAGGAGGAAGATATTTTGATCACTTTCTACGTATTTTCGATTCAATACAACCTTTTACAATACCTAAAAGAATAGTCTGCCTGAAAGACAAAGATCCTGAAAAAAAAATAAAAGTTCAAGGAACATTTATCAAATGTTATACGTTTGAAACAGGGCAAAACGATACAGTTTATGAATACAAAAATCACATTGATGATAAATTGGAAAAATACCAGGCACATCCTAATATTCGATTCTTTGGCCAAAATCACAAAAACGGGAAAACATTTGAATTTGAGCTTATGTTGTCAAATCTCGGAAACGACATCCTTTTAACAAACTCAATTTCAAACAAAGAGGAATTGAGTGATCTGCTTAATTTGAACAATGCTGGTCGCTTAAAAGCAGAGTTGCTAGATAGAATACATGACAGCCCCGCTGCCAGGGACTTCCGAATTTCCATTGAATCAATAGATGATCCTGCTTGGACAGAACAGGAACTGAAGAATGTTATAGTAGCGGAAAGATATCTTTCTTCTGTAGGTAAAGGTGCCAATGCATTAGAACTTGCAACACTACTTGAAGATAATTTTGTTCTTCCAAATATAGCTGCAAATCCTGAAGATCAAACAAAAAAGGATTTCAATGTCCCCATATACATTCAACAAGCAATTCAATGGATATGCCAGTAA
- a CDS encoding T9SS type A sorting domain-containing protein: MKKILLTASLALATIAQAQFSSGIVNLGTTGMTVKLDTTPSLVTLTLTGADNSYLGIGFGNAGMASGSDGFIYNSTANRDYSFNGIGAFPSADSSQDWTEVSNTTSSGIRTVIATRSLSGGTGDIMITNTAGVKNIFFARGGSTTISQHSGTNRGYASLNMTATLGTQDIDLESAKIIFYPNPAKDIVTFKNPEKIESVEIYESTGRKLKSIKLQGNRINISELKNGVYYIEINLNNKTQFIEKLIKN, encoded by the coding sequence ATGAAAAAAATATTACTAACTGCAAGCTTAGCTTTAGCAACAATTGCTCAGGCACAATTCAGTTCAGGCATCGTCAATTTAGGAACAACGGGAATGACCGTAAAATTAGACACCACACCTTCCTTAGTCACACTTACACTAACAGGTGCCGACAATTCTTACTTGGGAATTGGCTTCGGAAATGCTGGTATGGCATCCGGCTCAGACGGTTTTATCTATAACTCGACTGCCAACAGAGATTATTCTTTCAACGGAATTGGTGCCTTCCCGTCTGCAGACTCTTCACAGGATTGGACTGAGGTAAGCAATACCACGTCTTCCGGCATAAGAACTGTGATTGCAACAAGGTCTTTGTCTGGAGGAACAGGTGATATAATGATCACAAATACTGCTGGTGTAAAAAATATTTTCTTTGCCAGAGGTGGCTCTACAACAATCTCGCAACATAGTGGTACCAATAGAGGATACGCATCCTTAAATATGACAGCTACATTAGGAACACAAGATATTGATTTAGAAAGTGCCAAAATTATTTTTTATCCAAATCCTGCAAAAGATATAGTTACTTTCAAAAATCCTGAAAAAATAGAGTCTGTTGAAATTTATGAATCGACAGGAAGAAAGTTAAAATCTATTAAATTACAAGGGAATAGAATAAATATCTCAGAATTAAAAAATGGTGTTTATTATATAGAAATAAACTTAAATAACAAAACTCAGTTTATAGAAAAGCTAATAAAAAATTAG
- a CDS encoding ankyrin repeat domain-containing protein, producing MRYNKALVEHLLNKNADPNISDSTGTTPLFWAVKSGNKELVELLLKYKADKKHKDSMGLSPFEYALKTDNKEIINLLKN from the coding sequence ATCCGCTACAACAAAGCTCTGGTAGAACATCTGCTGAATAAAAATGCAGACCCAAATATTTCTGATAGTACCGGTACAACGCCTCTGTTTTGGGCAGTAAAATCTGGAAATAAAGAATTGGTCGAACTGCTGCTAAAATACAAAGCAGATAAAAAACACAAAGATTCAATGGGACTATCCCCTTTCGAATATGCATTAAAAACGGATAACAAAGAAATTATTAATCTTTTAAAAAATTAG
- a CDS encoding ankyrin repeat domain-containing protein translates to MRKLILFVLFTCSFSFISAQERGKSVFDVARSGTVSEIKELMIQNPDIINQINENGFSPLILACYRGNTEVANFLIDNVKDLNYKSQE, encoded by the coding sequence ATGAGAAAATTAATTTTGTTTGTATTGTTCACTTGTAGTTTTTCTTTCATATCTGCCCAGGAAAGAGGAAAATCAGTATTTGATGTTGCAAGAAGCGGGACGGTTTCAGAAATAAAAGAATTAATGATACAAAATCCTGATATCATCAACCAAATCAATGAAAACGGATTTTCTCCTTTGATTTTAGCTTGTTACAGAGGGAACACAGAGGTCGCGAACTTTTTGATAGATAATGTGAAAGACCTCAATTACAAAAGCCAGGAATGA